From the genome of Candidatus Rhodoluna planktonica:
GAAAGTTCAACAACCAGAGCATCTAGGCCATCTGGAACTCGAATTGCATCGAGAATCGGGGTGCCGATATTGCCGCAAGCCATGGCACGCAAACCCGAAGTCAAAAAGATGTGCTCTAGCAGTTGGGCTGTTGTGGTTTTGCCATTGGTGCCGGTAATCAAAAACCATTCGGCTGGCTTGCCAACTTTGTCGCGCAGTCGCCAAGCAAGATCGATATCTACCCAGACTGGCACCGACGATTCTTTTGCCCAATTGATTAGGTCGTGCTCGGGGCGCACACCCGGCGAAGTGATGATTAGTTCAGGAGCGAAATCTTGAACCTTACTAAGTAGTTCTTCGTTGTCTGACGTGATTACAGCAGAAACTCCCAGCACATCCAAAATTTCTAGCTGTTCTTCATCAGCGGCAGCGGCAACGACCAAAACCTCGGCACCCAATTCAGCCAGCGTGTCAGCTGCCGAAAATCCAGAAACTCCGAGGCCAAAAACCACAACTTTGAGGTCTTTCCAGTCATCGTGCCACGAATGAAGTTGATCTATTCTGCTCATCTGTTATCCGTAAACCCACTCGACATAGAACAAACCGATGCCGGTCATTACAGATAATCCAGCGATAATCCAAAAACGGACAACCACGGTGATCTGAGCCCAACCCTTTAGTTCAAAATGATGGTGTAGCGGGCTCATCAGAAATACCCTTCGCCCAGTTCCAGTGCGCCATTTCGTGATCTTGAAGAAAATGCGCTGGATGGCGACCGAACCGGTCACAATTACGAAAATTCCGCCGATAAAAATTAGTAGCAATTCGGTTCGGGAAAGAACCGCGAGAGCCGCTAATGCTCCACCTAGTCCGAGTGATCCGGTGTCGCCCATGAATATCTGTGCCGGCGAAGTGTTGTACCAAAGGAAACCTGCTAGCGCACCGACGATTGCGGATGCTACAACCGCAAGATCTAGTGGATCTCTAACGCTGTAGCAGCTACTGATGTTTTCGAGTACCGTGCCACAAGTCTGATTGAATTGCCAAAACCCGATAACTGCGTAGGCGCCGATTGCCATAATGGCACTGCCGGTGGCTAGGCCATCTAGGCCGTCTGCGATGTTGACACCATTAGATGCACTGACCGTGATCAGGTTAATCCAAAGGATGAAAAGCCCAATTCCGATCACGCTACCGAGCATAAGGAAATCAAGATTGGTGTCACGCACCCACGAAATTGCTGTAGACGCGGGCGTTAGCCCATCCTGGTTTGGAAATTGCAGTGCCAAAATCGCAAAAACAGTTGCTACCAGGACTTGACCGGCAATTTTCGCCCAACCGGTCAGGCCGAGACTGCGCTGACGATGGGTCTTAATAAAGTCGTCGATGAAACCGACTAACCCAAGACCGACCAACATGAGCAAGACCAGCAACGCCGAAGCAGTCGGTGTCTCACCGTTGGCCAATTTGCCAAAAAAGTAACCGAGGACGGCGGCAACAATAATTACCACGCCGCCCATGGTGGGAGTGCCGCGCTTGGTGTGATGGCTCTGCGGCCCATCATCGCGGATGAACTGACCCCATTTCAGCTTCTTGAAAAGCCAAATGAAAGCTGGGGTTGCCAACAGGGTGAACGCCATGGATACGGCGCCGGCGAGAAGAAGTGCTCTCACTGACCTACCTCCAAAAGTCTGTCCCCCAAAAATCTCAGGTTGGCTGATTTTGATGACTTCACCAGAACCAAATCACCAGGTTCAAGCATCCCATCTAGGTAGTCAAAAGCCTGGTCAATCTCATCAAAAAATTTCGATTCGCCATCCCACGACCCCTCCTGGGTGGCACCCATGTGAATCAGCTTGGCGCCGGCGCCGACAACGACCACCTGGTCGATGTTGAGACGAACGGCTACTCTGCCGATGGCGTCGTGCTGCTCGCGCGATTGACTGCCCAGTTCTGCCATTTCACCCAAGACGGCAATTGTTCGATGCCCTGACTTACCCAGATGGGCAAGCGTCTGCAGCGCAGCCTTGGTTGATTCAGGGCTGGCGTTATAGGCATCATTTATCACATACACACCGTCGGAACGCTTACCTAGCTGCATACGCCAACGCTCGGCAAGGGGCATTTCTTCGAGAGCAGCGATAACCGTCTCGCGTGCCAAGCCAAGCTGATCAGCCACGGAAATCGCGGCTAGCGCGTTCATTACGTGATGCTCGCCAAGTATTTTCAGGCTTACTGGCTGTATCGCAGCTTCGGGCCAGTGCAGGTCGAAGGATGTTCCAGCCAGGCTAAGTTGCTGGCCACTGGCCAAGTAATCGGCTTGATGAGTTCCGAACCAAACCGTTTTTGCCTTGGATAGGTTAGCCATCGCGGCTACGTGCGAGTCATCCGAGTTGAGGATGAGCAGCCCATCTGGGCCAATCGCCTGTGCCAACTCACCTTTTATTTGAGCGGTGATGGAAATGTCACCAAATTCTCCGACGTGCGCCAAGCCCACCTTCAGAATCACACCAATATCTGGCTTGGCCATATCTGCCAGGTAGGCGATGCTGCCCGGTCCGTCGGCACCCATTTCAACCACCAAGTATTTGGTCTCATAGTCGATTTTTAGCATCGAAATCGGGGCGCCAACCTCGTTGTTGTAAGACTCAATCGGGGAAACCGTTGGTCCAAATTTGGCCAGAATTGCACCCAGCATATTTTTGGTGGTGGTTTTGCCGTTTGAGCCGGTGATGCCGATAACGGTGAGGTTTGATTTAGCACGTACTTTCTCGATGACAAATTTTGCCAGTTTGCCCAGGGCGGCTACCGAATCAGCAACTACAAGTTGCGCAATCTCGACTTCAACTCGATGTTCAACCAAAGCGGCAATCGCCCCTGATTTTCTGGCGGAATCGACAAAAAGGTGACCATCGGTCACTTCGCCGGGCTTGGCGACAAACAGAGACCCCGGTTGAACAAGTCTTGAATCGGTCTCTACGCTGGCGCTCACCCTAAGTTCAGGGTCACCAAACAGTTGGGCACCCACAGCGTCGGCAATTTCGGCCAAAGTTAGTTCAATCATGGCCAGCCATTCTCTCGCAGTGCTGCTCGGGCTTCGGCCCTTGCAGAGTAAGGAGTTCGCACTCCCCTAATGTCTCGATAATCTTGATGCCCCGGACCGGCCCAAAGAATAGAATCGCCCGGTTCAGCGAGCTTTACGGCCTCGCGGATAGCCGCCTCAGGAGGGCTGACCTCAAGAATTGCCATATCTGGGCGATGCTCTTTTGCAGCGCGAACCAGCACCTCACGGATTGAAGCTGGATCTTCGAATCTGGGGTGATGGTCGGTGATTACCAAAATATCTGACCCGGCAGCAGCAATCTGCGCCATTGCCGGCCGCTTAGAAGGATCGCGGTCTCCGTCGGCACCGAAAACCATGATGACCTTGCCTGTGGTGACCTCACGAACAGCCTTAAGTGTGTTGAGAAAAGCATCCGGTGAATGACCGAAGTCCACATAAACCGCAGGGCCAATGTCAGAGCTGACCCGTTCGGTTCGACCGGGCATATAGACCTCAATGCCAGACACAATTGCTTTAGCGACCTGTCGGCTGTCGAATCCTGCCTCAATCAGCATGGCGATGGCAAGACCGGCATTTGCCGCCATATGCGCTCCGATAATTGGCAACGAAGTCGAAAAAACAATGTTTTCTGGCCCAAAGACTCTAAATTTTGTTCCGGCCGGTGAAGTTTCCAGCAACTCTACGTGCCAATCTGCGGATACGCCGACCTGGCTGCTGATTGTTGAAACTGGGATTGCGCAGGCTGCGACAAACTGAGCGCCATACTCGCTGTCTAGACACACAACACCCCGCGCTGCTCGCCCGGGTTGAAATAGGGCGGCCTTGGCGCGCAAATAATCAGCCATGTCCGCATAGTCATCGAGATGATCGTGGCTCAGGTTTGTGAAACCAACAACATCAAAAAAGATGCCGTCAACGCGCAATTGACTCAGCGCTTGGGCCGAAACCTCAAGCGAGATAGCAGTAACGTTGCGCTCGCGCATCCTGGCTAACAACGCCTGCATTTCGGTTGATTCTGGGGTTGTCAGACGGCTGACGATAACTTCACCGGCGATATGCCTTTCGGCGGTTGACGTTAGGCCGGTAGTTTCGCCTAACTGTCGCAAAATTGCATCCAGGATGTAGGTTGTTGAAGTTTTGCCGTTGGTGCCGGTGGTGCCGAAGATTTTGGGCATGATGTCGCGGCTATTGCCGTAAACAAAAGCTGCAATCTCGCCCAGTAGTGCTCTTGGGTTTTCAAGTTGCAAAATTGGAACCGGGCAATTATTCAGTTGGGCTATGCCAGCCGCATCCGTGACAACTGCACTTGCCCCTGCGGCTAAAGCCGCTTCAATAAATTTCGCGCCGTGCGTCTTTTTACCCGGCATCGCAAAAAATATGTCGCCGGATCGTAAATCTGCTGTGTTCATGCTGATTCCGGTGAACAGGACATTGGGGTCACCAGCGACAAGCGAAAGCTTGAAGGCATTCGCCAACTCGGCGACGCTAACCGGGATGACCTGATCGGGCCTCAAAATCGGTGGAATTTGTTCTTGCATCACTCAATCACCACTCGGTTGGAATATTGGCTGACTTGGTTGTCGACGGCGGGACACGGTAGGTGCGCAGCACCTGCTCGAGGATGCGCTTAAACGGTGGCGTTGCACCAATCGAGTTGCTGACCGTGCGCGGTTTGTAAACGGTCACGGCCACAACGAATTCAGGATTTTCAGCTGGCGCCAACCCAATGAATGAGATTGCAAATCGGGATCCGTACTTGCCAGTCTCAGGATCAGCAATTTGAGCTGTACCGGTTTTTCCTCCGACTCGATAACCGGGGACAGCGGCGGTCTTTCCGATACCACCCTGTTCTACGACCTTTTCTAGCATGTCAATTGTGGTTCTGGCTGAGGCTTCGCTAATCACTCGAGTGCCTGGCTTCACCTCGGTTTTTTCGATGTTGCCATTTTGGTCGATACAGCCCTCAACCAAGATTGGTGAAAGTCGCACACCCTTATTGGCCACAGCCTGGTACATCATCGCGGTCTGCAATGGGGTCATGCTCACACCCTGACCAAACATGGATACGTATTTCTTGATACCATCCCAATCTTCAAAAGCATTGATTTGGCCTTTGGATTCACCGGGGAAATTGACTCCAGTTTTTGAGCCGAGACCAAATGCTTGCAGGTATTTGTACCTTGTTTCAACCGGCACTTTTCGGCCTAAGAGCATAATTCCAGTGTTGGATGAGTCTCTCAAGACGCCGGTCAAGGTGAGTCTCTCAGTCGGGTGAAAGTGGCTGTCGGTTACCCGATAGCCAACATTCGGGATAGACCAACCGTAGGGCGCCTCAATTTGCGAGGCTGCGGTACCGAGACCGGTATCAACCAAAGTCGCTGCCGTGATGGTCTTTAGCGTCGACCCGGGCTCAAAGGCAGTTCTGAAAATACGAGCACCACGATCTTCGGCCGCAACAGCTGCAGGATTGTTCGGATCTACCGAGGGCGCCTCGGCGGCAACCAGAATCTTGCCGGTCTTTGCTTCAATTACCACCGCCGTTGCCCAGTCGGCTCTAAGTTTCGAAACCGTACTGGTCAGCACCTGCTGGGCGAAATACTGTAGGTCTGAGTTGATGGTCAGCTTTACATTTCTGCCCGGAATAGCTTCCTTGGTGGTAACCGCCGAAGACGGAATCTTGATTCCATCAACGCCTTTTTCAAATGTCTCTTGCCCATTCTGGCCAGCCAGACACTGGTTCATCTGCAGCTCTACACCTTCAACCGCATTGCCATCCGGGTCTAGAAAGCCAAGCACGTTTCCCGCAACCGCACCGTTGGGGTATAGCCGATCTGGAATCGGGTCATAGTAAATCCAGGGAATATCGAGGGCACGAACTTTTCGATACACCTCGGCATCGACGCGTTTTTTGATTTGTGAGTACTCGGATGTGCCCGCAATTTTGGCCAGTACATCGGCCTGAGTCATGTCGAGAATTGTCGCCAGCTCGTTGGCTACCTGCTCGACCGGAATTTGGACATCGGCCCCATTGACTTGACGAAGAACCGGCGCAACTTTGCTAGGCGCAGCATTGATGTCATATCGGTAGACAGTTCTTGCTAAAACTTCACCGGATGAGTCGGTAATCTCACCGCGCAGCGCTGGCAGGGTACGCGAAACAGCGCGTTTTTCGTATGAAAGCTCATTGATGGCATCCGCTTTGACAACCTGAAGATCAACCAAACGGATACCGAAGACGATAGCGATAATCGAGACAGCGGCTAAAAGCGCGCGAACTCTAGACTTCGGATTACCGGGCGTCAGATATGTCATCTGCCGACCTGCCTATCTAGTGCGTTGGAGAAGCTGGAATAACGCCACCTGTTGAAACTACTTCAGGCTGATTAGTTTTCTTCGGAGCGACATCCTGAGTTTTGACGCCGGTTTCCGCGGTTGCGCCAAGGTTTCCAGCCAACTGGACTTCAGTTGCCAAAGTTGAACGCTCGGTGAGCGCGGCGTTCGGCACTAGGTTTCTACTAACTCGACCAGAGGTGTCTAAGGCTGCCTTTGGTTTTCCAAAAACTTTTTGATCTTCGATACGCAAAAACACCGGGTTAGCATTGGCAATCATTCCGAGCTTCTGAGCCGCGTTTGCCAGGTTTTGCTGCGAGGAGAGCGAGCCGACCTCTTCGCTCAAAATCTGAGCCGTGGTGGTTAGTTCTCGTTTTTCTTTTTGAATACTGGCTAGTTCATAAACTGCGCTTGAGGTAAGCATGTGCATGATTAGACCCAAAAGTGCGATGGCAAGTGATCCAAGAGTGATCACTCCAACAACGGCCATGCTAGAGCGACTGGTGAAAGTTGGCAGCTCTACTGCCCTAAGTCGAGGCTTGGTTACCTGAGAAACAGGTCGAACTGGCGAAGTTACTCTTGCAATGCTCATGCTGCTCTCCGGATCTTTTCAGCAGCGCGAAGTTTCACCGAAGCTGCTCTTGGGTTTTCACTAATTTCGAGATCAGAGGCCGACTCGGCACCCTTGACTAAAAGTTTCAAAACTGGGGCATGCTCTGGCAGCTCGGGTAAACCCAGCGGAGCTGACGAGGTCGCTTTACTGACCAGCTCGGTCTTGACGATGCGATCCTCAAGTGAGTGGTAACTCAAAACGACAATTCGTGCGCCGACGCCTAAAACAGAAATCGCAGCTGGAATGGTGCGACGCAAGACCTCAAGTTCTTGGTTGACCTCAATACGCAAGGCCTGAAACACTCGTTTAGCCGGGTGGCCAGACGATTTACCTTTGATGAACGGCACTACTTTGATGATCAATCCAGAAAGCTGTGCGCTGGTTTCAAAAGGTTGAGAGTTTCGAGTCGCAACAATTTGGCGAGCGATCGGCTTAGCGAATTTCTCTTCACCGTAATCCCTGAAAATTCGAACCAAATCGTTTTCGTTGTAGGTGTTGAGAACATCTGCCGCGGTCATGCCGGTGGTGTTGTCCATTCGCATGTCCAACGGAGCATCGTAGCTGTAAGCGAAGCCGCGCTCCCCCTCGTCAAGTTGCATCGAAGACACACCCAGATCAAGCAAAATAGCATCCGCGTACTCGATGCCCAGTTCGTCTAGAACATCCTCGATTTCGTCATAAACGGCGTGCACCAGGTGAGTGCGGTCTGCAAAGGTTTTAAGGCGTTCGGCCGCAAGTTCAAGTGCCTTTGGATCGCGGTCGATGCCAACCAAAACCAACCCTGGAAATGCCTGCAAAAACGCTTCTGCGTGGCCAGCTAATCCGAGTGTTCCGTCGACTAGGACCGCGCCAGGCTTCTGCAAAGCCGGTGCCAGCAATTCGATGCAGCGCTCTAGTAGAACTGGTTTGTGTAGTTGGTTGATTTGCTTCATTTGAACCGGGTGCCTGACCCTGATTCCTCATCCGTTCAACAGAGCTTGGTTTTCTGTTACCTCAGTTAGAGATGAGCGAACGGCTGAAGATTCAAAATCAGGCTAGAAGAGCCCCGGAATCACCTCCTGCGCAACGTTGGCGAACGAGGTTTCTTGTGCCGCAAGGTAGCTGTTCCAAGTGGCTGCATCCCAAATTTCTGCGCGGGAGCCGACACCGATTACGACCAATTCTTTGTCAAGCCCGGCGTATTCGCGTAATACCGCTGGAATCGTTACGCGACCCTGCTTGTCTGGTTGCTCATCTGAAGCACCGCTGAGAAATACGCGCAGGTAGTTTCGGGCATCTGCTGAGGTGATTGGCGCCTGTTTGATCTTTTCGTGAACCGAGTTGAACTCGGCACTGCTGAAGACATAGAGGCAGCGGTCTTGCCCACGGGTGATTACTAAACCCGACTGAAGCTCATCGCGGAACTTGGCCGGCAAAATTACTCGGCCTTTTTCATCAAGTTTTGGGGCGTGAGTGCCTAGCAGCATCGTGACCCCCTTCAGTTCTTGATTACATCTACCTCCACTATACACCACTTCGCACCACAAAACCTAGAAAATCGAGTAATTTTTTCACACGGCGTGTCGTTTTATCCCGAATTTTAGGGACTTTTTTTAGTGGAGGGAAATTTACCAAATATGACAAAAAATGATTGTTTTTACGAACCCAACTTGGTTCGGTCCAGAAATTAAGCAAAAAAAATAGCCCCCTTTCGGGGGCTGCGTATCAAGGCCTATAAATCGCCGCTACGCCGACGATCCCAGCGATCATCGAAGAAACTGCCGCCGGAACGCTTCGGTTCGGATTTAGAAGTTTGTGGGGCATTTGGCACAGAAACATTTGAGCTAGCCAAGAACAGGCCACCCAGCATCACCAAAAACGCGATGACTCCGATAACCACTATTTGCGTCATGACCGCAAAAACCAGGATCGACAGGCCAGCCAGAGCTAGAAGTGCGCCAGCAATTAGTCTTCGTGGGGAAGCTGCATTTGGCTCGCGAAACTTTTGAGCCAGCGCCGGTTCTGACTCAGCAAGCCCGCGCTCAAGTTCTTCAAGAAGTTTTTGCTCTCGCTCAGTTAAACCCATGTTCTGCTCCAACTTTTGCCAATGCCTACAATCAGAGTAAACCCTCGGCGGCAGTTAGGCTATTCCCGTGAACGAAAGCAAGATCCTGCTGGATTTGATTCAGCAATCCCTGGATGATTTTTGTCAATCTCGTCGGCTTGAATTCGAAACGATTTCAGCCGATTTATTGCCTCTGGTGGATTTCAGCAAAGACTTGCTCAGCGGTGGTAAGCGATTCAGGGCACTATTCGCCTATTGGTCGTGGGCGGGAGCACTAAAAAACTCAACGCATCACCACACTCCAGAACAGCTGGAAAAGTCTGCGGCCGCTATAGTCGGCGTTACTGCAGCACTTGAAATGTTTCATGCTGCCGCATTAGTTCACGATGATTTGCTTGACCAATCAGATACGCGCCGAGGTAAGCCTGCAATTCACAAGCGATTCGAGCTATTGCACGCCGACACCTCGTGGAGCGGATCGGCAGAGCGTTTTGGGATTGCCGGTTCGGTTTTGGTTGGCGATCTCATGCTTGGCTGGTCCAGTGAAATTTTCGGTCGAGCACTGATTGACGCTCCGACCGTAGAAATTGAACGGGCCTGCCGCAGTGAATTTAGCAAAATGCGCGTTGAGGTAATGGCGGGTCAATATCTGGACGTAGTTGAAGAAAACGCTGCCGTGAGCCGAGAAATCTCAGAAGCGGTGAGCCGCGCCAACCGAGTGATGCTTTACAAGACCGCAAAGTACTCAATTGAAGCACCGTTACTAATCGGTGCAGCATTTGCCGGTGCAAGCCCAGCCCACATACGGGCGCTATCATCCTTCGGAATCCCGCTCGGTATGGCATTTCAGCTTAAAGACGATGTTTTGGGAGTCTTTGGCGACCCGGCAGTAACCGGCAAACCGGCTGGAGACGACCTGCGCGAAGGTAAAAGAACTGTTTTAGTTGGGCTCACCAGAGAGTCGCTGCCGACATCAGTTGGCAAAATATTCGACGAACTACTCACCTCGAGAAGCCTCGACGCGGAACAAATCAGCTTCATGCAGCAAACCATCATCGATTCTGGTGCACTAGCTAAAACCGAACGGATGATGAACGATTTGGCCGATGAGAGCCTGCATAATCTGAAGCAAATCGAGATGGACTCAAATGCAAAAGCCATGCTGGAGCAACTGGCTCTAAAAGTGATTAATCGAGACGCCTAACAGCCTGACTGGTGCGCAGCCTGGCCGCTACGAATTTTGATCGGCTCCGACTGTCAGCAAGAAGCTGGTTCTAGAGGGCCAGAGACATTGCGAGACGGCGCACCGCAGACTTGTGACCTTTGAGCAGAAACTCCATCGGGGTTCCCGGTAGCGATTCATCGTAGGTGTAAAGCCAATTTATCGCTGACTCAATAGTGAAGCCTGAATCAAGTAGCACAATCAAGGTTCCGTGCAAGCTCGCTAGCGGTTCGCCATCAATGATTATTTCCTGCGGAACCATAATCTGGCCGTCGCGCCGAACGCCGAAAATTTGGTGCTCTTGGATTAGTCGCCGGACTTTGCCGACCGAGATGCCTAACTGCTCAGCAACTTCTTCAATCGTGTACCAGTCTGTAACGCCAGACAAAACTTCATTCACCGTATTAGATTGCCACACCAACGCTGCATTTACATCGCCTCATGGTTGAATATTGCGAGAATACCCAAAACTGAGGAAAAAATGACTGATCTTGATGGCCAAATTGTTGGCGAAAGATATCGAATCCTCAGCACCATAGCCGCGGGTGGAATGGCAACGGTTTACCTTGCCGAAGATTCTCGCCTGGAGCGACGAGTAGCGCTAAAGCTAGTGCATCCGCACCTAGCCGCAGAGCCAAATTTTCGAGCAAAATTCCTGCAAGAAGCAAAAATTGCGGCGCGCCTCAGCCATCCGAATTTGGTGAATGTTTTTGACCAGGGCGAATGGAACGATCGGCCATTTTTGGTCATGGAATATGTGCCGGGTATCACTCTGCGCAATGCGCTTTCAAGGTTTGGCGCTCTCGATGCTAGTCGCAGCCTCGAGGCCATCGAACCAACTCTTCAGGGCTTAGCCGCAGCCCATCAGGCCGGAATTTTGCACCGAGACATAAAGCCAGAAAACATCTTGTTAGCTGACAACGGCAGCGTAAAGTTATCCGATTTCGGACTCGCGCGTTCGGTCAACAATCAAACATCGGCAGATTCGCTCGTGGGTACCGCCGCGTACTTGTCTCCAGAGCTGATTGAGCGGGGCTACATAGATGAGCGGAGCGACATTTATGCGATTGGCATTGTTCTTTACGAGCTACTAACCGGCAAACAACCTTTCAAGGGTGATCAAGCAATACAAATCGCGATGGCCCACACCAGCCAGAAGACCCCGCTACCCTCGGATAGTATCCCGTCAATCCCCCGGGACTTGGATGAACTGGTCGGCTGGCTGACTGAGAAAAACCCTGCCCTGCGACCGGCAAATGCAGACGTTGTTTTGGCAATCATTAAGAAGCTAAAGTCCGGTATCTCCGTTGCGCAGCAGCGACATGATGCAGGACAGTTGGCAAGCTCTGGAGTTCAGCAGACGACTCCCCTAAACTTTTCCGCAGCCAACCAGACTGAATTGATCGATGGAATTGATCCACAGACTACTGCTGCCGCGACTGAGGTTTTGGGTACAGCGCAAACAGTTGGTTCAGCACAAACTGAGATTTTTAATTTCTCTGATTCACCGGTCGAAGCAAGTAGCCGCCCAAACCATAAACGACCAAAGAGCCCAATTTTCAAAGTCATAATTGCAGCAGCACTAACGGTGCTGCTGGGCATGGGTGTGGGCTGGTGGTTTGGTGCTGGCCCCAATGGCTTCAAAGCAGTACCCGACCTTGCCAACCGAACCGTAGACGAGGCCCAGGCCGCGCTTGTGGAACTAAATCCAAACATCAAAATCAGTGAAGAGTCAGATTCGGAAACTGCAGCCGGCTACATTATTCGAACTGAACCGGCGGCTGGTTCGTGGTTCTTTGGCGGCGACCTAGTCCTAGTTGTTTCAACTGGACCTGAGATGCTTGCGGCACCAAAATTAGTTGGCAAAACCTTGCCGGAAGCGCAGGCAGCAATATTGGCCCAAGGATTCAAGCTCGGGTCGGTGAATTCGTTCTTCGGGCAGGCGCCAATCGGTAAAGTCTTTGAACACACCGGCAGCGATGGCACCACCCTAGCCGAAGGATCAGCCATTGACTTGAAGGTTTCACTGGGTGAAATTCCAGTGGTGGTTGAACTGACCGAAGATCAGGCAAAGATCGCACTTTCAGCGGTGGGAATATCGGTTGCCGAGGTAATCACAGAATTCAGCGACAAGGTTGCCGCTGGAAAAGTAATCTCGCTGGTTCCTTTGACTGAACCTTTGGGTGAAAGCGGAAGCGTAAATTTAATCGTTTCAAAGGGCCCGAATCTTGTCGCAATGCCGAATCTAGTTGGCGAAACGCTTTTAGCCGCAAAAACAGCACTCGAACAGTTGGGCCTCACCGTCACGGTAAATACCGACCAGCTTCAAAGCCGTTGGGGAATTGCCAAGGTCAAAACAACTTCGCCAGCAGCGGGAACCATGGTCAAAGTTGGCTCGGGCGTGACAATTTCGTCACGCTAGCAAAATCTTCCTCACGCGAAAGCGAAAACTAACGCTTGGCAAGCTCCTCGGCAACCAAGAAAGCCAACTCAAGCGACTGCATGTGGTTCAGTCTTGGGTCGCAAAGCGACTCGTAGCGTTCTTCTAGGCTGGCCTCATCAATTGCGTCAGAGCCACCGAGGCACTCGGCAACATCGTCGCCGGTAAGTTCGACGTGCACTCCACCCGGATGGGTACCTAGCGCATGATGAACCTCGAAGAAACCCCTAACTTCATCCATAACGTCATCGAACCGACGAGACTTGTAGCCATTTTTGGTGGTGAAGCCATTACCGTGCATCGGATCGGTGATCCAAAGCGGATTCGCATCTGAATCGCGCACTGCCTCGACCAACTTAGGAAGCTCGGTACGGATTTTGCCGGCACCCATTCTGGTGATGA
Proteins encoded in this window:
- a CDS encoding DUF3040 domain-containing protein, whose protein sequence is MGLTEREQKLLEELERGLAESEPALAQKFREPNAASPRRLIAGALLALAGLSILVFAVMTQIVVIGVIAFLVMLGGLFLASSNVSVPNAPQTSKSEPKRSGGSFFDDRWDRRRSGDL
- a CDS encoding Rv2175c family DNA-binding protein; amino-acid sequence: MNEVLSGVTDWYTIEEVAEQLGISVGKVRRLIQEHQIFGVRRDGQIMVPQEIIIDGEPLASLHGTLIVLLDSGFTIESAINWLYTYDESLPGTPMEFLLKGHKSAVRRLAMSLAL
- the pknB gene encoding Stk1 family PASTA domain-containing Ser/Thr kinase, which encodes MTDLDGQIVGERYRILSTIAAGGMATVYLAEDSRLERRVALKLVHPHLAAEPNFRAKFLQEAKIAARLSHPNLVNVFDQGEWNDRPFLVMEYVPGITLRNALSRFGALDASRSLEAIEPTLQGLAAAHQAGILHRDIKPENILLADNGSVKLSDFGLARSVNNQTSADSLVGTAAYLSPELIERGYIDERSDIYAIGIVLYELLTGKQPFKGDQAIQIAMAHTSQKTPLPSDSIPSIPRDLDELVGWLTEKNPALRPANADVVLAIIKKLKSGISVAQQRHDAGQLASSGVQQTTPLNFSAANQTELIDGIDPQTTAAATEVLGTAQTVGSAQTEIFNFSDSPVEASSRPNHKRPKSPIFKVIIAAALTVLLGMGVGWWFGAGPNGFKAVPDLANRTVDEAQAALVELNPNIKISEESDSETAAGYIIRTEPAAGSWFFGGDLVLVVSTGPEMLAAPKLVGKTLPEAQAAILAQGFKLGSVNSFFGQAPIGKVFEHTGSDGTTLAEGSAIDLKVSLGEIPVVVELTEDQAKIALSAVGISVAEVITEFSDKVAAGKVISLVPLTEPLGESGSVNLIVSKGPNLVAMPNLVGETLLAAKTALEQLGLTVTVNTDQLQSRWGIAKVKTTSPAAGTMVKVGSGVTISSR
- a CDS encoding polyprenyl synthetase family protein; translated protein: MNESKILLDLIQQSLDDFCQSRRLEFETISADLLPLVDFSKDLLSGGKRFRALFAYWSWAGALKNSTHHHTPEQLEKSAAAIVGVTAALEMFHAAALVHDDLLDQSDTRRGKPAIHKRFELLHADTSWSGSAERFGIAGSVLVGDLMLGWSSEIFGRALIDAPTVEIERACRSEFSKMRVEVMAGQYLDVVEENAAVSREISEAVSRANRVMLYKTAKYSIEAPLLIGAAFAGASPAHIRALSSFGIPLGMAFQLKDDVLGVFGDPAVTGKPAGDDLREGKRTVLVGLTRESLPTSVGKIFDELLTSRSLDAEQISFMQQTIIDSGALAKTERMMNDLADESLHNLKQIEMDSNAKAMLEQLALKVINRDA